A stretch of DNA from Anopheles nili chromosome 2, idAnoNiliSN_F5_01, whole genome shotgun sequence:
TCGTCATGACGGGTGACCGTGATGCAAAGTTACATGGCACTAATGCGTGATGGCGTTCGAGAACAGGCATTACAGCAGTACTAATTCGCATTATGAAGCTATGATAATACCGCATTTAAACGTCTACTTGCAGTAATGGCACACAAGAAAACGCTAACGTTGGGTGTCCTGATACTGTTTGCTGTCCTGGCCGTCGCGATAGCGGTACCAATCGCGACCAATACCGACGTAGATAACAACGTGGCGCCCCAAGTCAACCAGCTTTTCGGGAGGACAGTGCTCGACGAGGTGCCTTTGATTGACGGGTCAGTGTAATAGGCGTTATGTAAATGAGCGATGCGTACTAACGTAACGTGCAACTCTTCTCGTAATCCAACAGCCACAACGACCTGCCGTGGAATCTGTACAACTTTGAACGCAACCGCATCAATCAGTTCGAGCTGAACAGCAACCTCAAGGAGCATCCAGTGTGGGGTCCTTCGACGAGCAGTCACACGGACATTCCGCGGCTCAAGGCTGGTAAGGTCGGGGCGCAATTTTGGGTGGCGTATGTGAGCTGTGGAAATCAGTATAAGGATGCGGTCGAGCGGACACTGGAACAGATCGACGTCATCAAACGCTTGGTGCGCAAGTACTCGCAGCACATGAAGTACGTTACATCCACGCAGGGCATCATGGAGGCGTTTGCTGAGGGCAAGATCGGCTCACTCATTGCGGTAGAGGGTGGCCACTCGATAGATTCACGGTTGGCGGTACTACGCATGTACTACGAACTTGGCGTGCGATATATGACCCTGACGCACTCGTGTGATACACCCTGGGCTGATGCATCACCGATCGATAATCAACCGGCGGCTACGCTTCGAAACGTCACCGGATGGGGTCGAAATGTAGTGTGGGAGATGAACCGTCTTGGAATGCTTGTAGATCTGTCTCACGTGAGCCACGGAGTCATGGTGGATGTGCTCGAGCACACGAAGGCTCCAGTGATCTTCAGCCACTCGTC
This window harbors:
- the LOC128720181 gene encoding dipeptidase 1-like → MAHKKTLTLGVLILFAVLAVAIAVPIATNTDVDNNVAPQVNQLFGRTVLDEVPLIDGHNDLPWNLYNFERNRINQFELNSNLKEHPVWGPSTSSHTDIPRLKAGKVGAQFWVAYVSCGNQYKDAVERTLEQIDVIKRLVRKYSQHMKYVTSTQGIMEAFAEGKIGSLIAVEGGHSIDSRLAVLRMYYELGVRYMTLTHSCDTPWADASPIDNQPAATLRNVTGWGRNVVWEMNRLGMLVDLSHVSHGVMVDVLEHTKAPVIFSHSSSHAVFQHHRNVQDDVLKKVIDNQGIVMVNFYTGFIGGRSIDNVINHLNYIKSVTGPDHIGLGGDFDGVDSVPVGLDDVSKYPDLFDLLADGAYANGTTYEPWTREDLRKLAGENLLRVFKEVERVRDEMLDVAPYEDLIPYQDFVDVGAGDQPCMSDIDIHKE